Sequence from the Erythrobacter insulae genome:
TCGAAACACGGACAAACGATGAGGCGGATGAATATGCTGGCCGAATTGCTGTCGTCATGAAAAACAGCCGCACCGCGCTTTCCATCGTTGTCGAAGATAACGGCATCGGCCTCCCGAGCGAGCGTGACCGGATCACAGAACCTTATATGACCACTCGTGAGAAGGGCACCGGGCTAGGCCTGGCGATCGTAAACAAGATTGTCGAAGAGCATGGCGGCGATATGAGTTTTGCCAGCGCGGATGGCGGCGGAACGATCGTCAAACTCCGCTTTGCCCGCGACCCTCAAATCACGGAAAGTGAGCTGGGATGACCCCTGAATTGCAGCTGCAAATACCCCAAACCCTAGGAACCTCTGATGGCGCTTGATATCCTGATCGTAGATGATGAACGCGACATTCGTGAACTCGTCTCTGGCGTGCTTGGCGATGAAGGTTATGAATGCCGGACAGCCGCCGAAAGCACCAGCGCGCTGGCGGCAGTTGATGAACGCCGGCCCAGCTTGGTCTTGTTGGATGTGTGGCTGCACGGAAGCGAGATGGACGGACTTGAACTGCTTGATGCGATCAAGGTTCGCGAACCAGATCTTCCCGTGATTATCTTTTCAGGGCACGGCAATATCGACACGGCCGTTTCTGCGGTGAGCCGCGGAGCGATGGATTTTATTGAAAAGCCGTTTGAAGCCGAGCGGCTTTTGATGCTGGTTGAAAGAGCCACCGAAACAGAGCGGCTTCGTCGTGAAAATCATCGCTTGCGCGATAGCAATTGGAACAGCGCCGAATTTACCGGAAATTCCCCCTCCATCAACGCGGTACGAGCCACCCTGAAACGGGTTGCCAATACCGGAAGCCGTGTATTGATCTCGGGACCGGCTGGCGCGGGTAAAGAAGTCGCGGCCCGGTTGCTCCACGCCTGGAGCGGCAGGGCTGAACACGCATTCGTGTTGGTGAATTCTGCGAGGATTACGCCGGAGCGGTTTGAACAGGAATTGTTCGGTGAAGAGGCGGACGGAAAGCAGGTCCGTCCCGGATTGTTGGAATTGGCTGACGGCGGCACTCTGTACCTCGATGAGGTGGCCGATATGCCGCTTTCAACCCAGGCGCGGATCCTGCGCGTGCTGACCGAACAAAGCTTCGTAAGGGTAGGGGGCACCCGCCAAATCGGTGTTGATGTCCGTGTCGTTTCATCAACCACCCGCGATCTTGCGTCGGAGATGGAAGAGAAACGGTTCCGTGAAGACCTGTTCTACAGATTGAATGTTGTACCGGTAACCATCCCTTCTCTCGCCGAACGGCGCGATGACATTCCAGCGTTGGCAGAACATTTCTTCACGCGGT
This genomic interval carries:
- the ntrX gene encoding nitrogen assimilation response regulator NtrX, with protein sequence MALDILIVDDERDIRELVSGVLGDEGYECRTAAESTSALAAVDERRPSLVLLDVWLHGSEMDGLELLDAIKVREPDLPVIIFSGHGNIDTAVSAVSRGAMDFIEKPFEAERLLMLVERATETERLRRENHRLRDSNWNSAEFTGNSPSINAVRATLKRVANTGSRVLISGPAGAGKEVAARLLHAWSGRAEHAFVLVNSARITPERFEQELFGEEADGKQVRPGLLELADGGTLYLDEVADMPLSTQARILRVLTEQSFVRVGGTRQIGVDVRVVSSTTRDLASEMEEKRFREDLFYRLNVVPVTIPSLAERRDDIPALAEHFFTRYSTDQGISPPEISEEAMAALQAYDWPGNVRQLRNVVERTIIMTPRDRLTIVETDMLPGEITGGKLASAGQGFTAMMGVPLREARESFEREYLAIQIRRFSGNISKTATFIGMERSALHRKLKLLGMAERRDSARKE